One genomic window of Acidovorax radicis includes the following:
- a CDS encoding gamma-glutamylcyclotransferase, translating to MPDETRPDPSSRHVFVYGTLRRTGRNDITRLQPAPRFIGSGRVPGVLYHLGAYPGMVLGGGESPGASGASESDPGNEVQGEVFAIEPALELVLDEIEGLGANPTDEYTKREITVRVQGQTLCCLVYEINPRCVVAAPAIAHGDWLMAVGHGRAGDFS from the coding sequence ATGCCCGACGAAACCAGACCCGACCCATCGTCCCGCCATGTATTTGTGTACGGCACCTTGCGTCGAACGGGTCGCAACGACATCACGCGCCTGCAACCCGCGCCACGGTTTATCGGCTCTGGCCGTGTGCCAGGTGTGCTGTACCACCTGGGTGCCTACCCGGGCATGGTGCTTGGTGGCGGTGAAAGCCCGGGTGCCAGCGGCGCAAGTGAAAGTGACCCTGGCAACGAAGTACAAGGCGAGGTGTTTGCCATAGAGCCCGCCCTCGAATTGGTTCTGGATGAGATTGAGGGCCTGGGCGCCAACCCGACCGACGAATACACCAAACGGGAAATTACCGTGCGGGTGCAAGGGCAGACCTTGTGCTGTCTGGTGTACGAAATCAACCCCCGGTGCGTGGTGGCTGCCCCCGCCATTGCCCATGGGGACTGGCTCATGGCCGTTGGGCATGGCCGAGCAGGTGATTTTTCGTAA
- the aceA gene encoding isocitrate lyase codes for MPQSLNEQLSREQQIAALEKDWAQNPRWKGVKRGYSAADVVRLRGSLPIEHTLAKRGAEKLWDKINGEAKKGYVNAFGAISAGQAMQQAKAGLEAVYLSGWQVAADGNTSETMYPDQSLYAYDSVPTMVRRINNTFKRADEIQWGRGINPGDKEFIDYFLPIVADAEAGFGGVLNAFELMKNMIASGAAGVHFEDQLAAVKKCGHMGGKVLVPTQEACEKLISARFAADVMGVSTIVLARTDAEAANLITSNHDANDQRFLTGERTPEGFYRVKNGLEQSISRGVAYAPYADLVWCETGVPDLGFAREFAQAVHAACPGKLLSYNCSPSFNWKKNLNDSQIASFQEDLSALGYKFQFITLAGIHINWFNTFKFAHAYANGEGMKHYVNMVQEPEFAAREQGYTFVSHQQEVGAGYFDDVTTVIQGGASSVKALTGSTEEEQFH; via the coding sequence ATGCCCCAATCCCTCAATGAACAACTGAGCCGCGAACAACAAATTGCTGCCCTCGAAAAAGACTGGGCCCAGAACCCCCGCTGGAAGGGTGTCAAGCGCGGTTACTCCGCAGCGGACGTGGTGCGCCTGCGCGGCTCGCTGCCCATTGAGCACACGCTGGCCAAGCGCGGCGCTGAAAAGCTGTGGGACAAAATCAACGGCGAAGCCAAGAAGGGTTACGTGAACGCCTTCGGTGCGATCTCTGCCGGCCAAGCGATGCAGCAAGCCAAGGCGGGCCTCGAAGCTGTTTACCTGTCGGGCTGGCAAGTCGCGGCCGATGGCAACACGTCCGAAACCATGTACCCCGACCAGTCGCTGTATGCATACGATTCGGTGCCCACCATGGTGCGCCGTATCAACAACACCTTCAAGCGTGCCGACGAAATCCAGTGGGGCCGTGGCATCAACCCTGGCGACAAAGAGTTCATCGACTACTTTTTGCCCATCGTGGCCGACGCTGAAGCTGGCTTCGGCGGTGTGCTGAACGCGTTTGAGCTGATGAAGAACATGATCGCATCCGGCGCTGCTGGCGTGCACTTTGAAGACCAGCTGGCCGCTGTCAAGAAGTGCGGCCACATGGGTGGCAAAGTGCTGGTGCCCACGCAAGAGGCTTGCGAAAAACTGATTTCAGCCCGATTTGCTGCCGACGTGATGGGAGTGTCCACCATCGTGCTGGCCCGCACTGATGCGGAAGCGGCCAACCTGATCACGTCCAACCACGATGCCAACGATCAGCGTTTCCTGACTGGCGAACGCACCCCCGAAGGTTTTTACCGCGTGAAGAACGGCCTGGAGCAGTCCATCAGCCGTGGCGTGGCCTACGCCCCCTACGCCGATCTGGTGTGGTGCGAAACCGGCGTGCCAGACCTCGGTTTTGCCCGGGAGTTCGCCCAGGCTGTGCACGCAGCGTGCCCCGGCAAGCTGCTGAGCTACAACTGCTCGCCATCGTTCAACTGGAAGAAGAACCTCAACGACTCGCAAATCGCTTCGTTCCAGGAAGACCTGTCGGCTTTGGGCTACAAGTTCCAGTTCATCACGCTGGCCGGCATCCACATCAACTGGTTCAACACCTTCAAGTTCGCCCACGCTTACGCCAACGGCGAAGGCATGAAGCATTACGTGAACATGGTGCAAGAGCCTGAATTCGCTGCGCGCGAACAGGGCTATACCTTCGTGTCGCACCAGCAGGAAGTGGGCGCAGGCTACTTCGACGACGTGACCACGGTGATCCAGGGCGGCGCGTCCAGCGTGAAGGCACTGACGGGCTCGACCGAAGAAGAGCAGTTCCACTGA
- the thrS gene encoding threonine--tRNA ligase: MIHITLPDGSQREFPGPVTVAEVAASIGAGLAKAALAGKINGKVVDTSHQITADSPLSIITAKDADGLEVIRHSTAHLLAYAVKELFPEAQVTIGPVIENGFYYDFAYKRPFTPEDLAAIEKRMAALAAKDEPVVRRVLPRDEAVAYFKGLGEHYKAEIIASIPSNEDVSLYREGNFEDLCRGPHVPSTGKLKFFKLMKVAGAYWRGDHRNEMLQRVYGTAWATKDELQQYLTMLEEAEKRDHRKLGRELDLFHIDEHSPGTVFWHPKGWTVWQEVEQYMRRVYRDNGYQEVKAPQILDQGLWEKTGHWDKYRENMFVTESEKRDYALKPMNCPGHIIIFKQGIKSYRDLPLRFGEFGQCHRNEPSGGLHGIMRVRAFTQDDGHIFCTEDQIQAEVVAFTTLLQKVYKDFGFTDIIYKLSTRPEKRIGSEESWDRAENALAEGLRASGCEFEYLPGEGAFYGPKIEYTLKDALGRPWQCGTIQVDPNMPERLDAEFVGEDGARHRPIMLHRAIVGSLERFIGILIEQHAGALPTWLAPVQVSVLNITDAQSDYCREIAAKLQKALPNQGLRVALDLRNEKITYKIREHSMQKLPYILVAGDKEKAAGAVAVRARGNRDLGVMSVDAFIELIANDIATKA, from the coding sequence ATGATTCACATCACGCTTCCTGATGGTTCTCAGCGCGAGTTTCCGGGCCCGGTTACGGTGGCCGAAGTGGCTGCATCGATTGGTGCGGGTCTGGCCAAGGCGGCCCTGGCTGGCAAGATCAATGGCAAGGTGGTCGATACAAGCCACCAGATCACGGCAGACAGCCCCTTGTCCATCATCACGGCCAAAGACGCGGATGGCCTGGAGGTGATTCGTCACTCCACAGCCCACTTGCTGGCCTATGCCGTCAAGGAGCTGTTCCCTGAAGCGCAGGTGACCATCGGCCCGGTGATTGAAAACGGGTTTTATTACGACTTTGCCTACAAACGCCCCTTCACGCCCGAAGATCTGGCCGCCATCGAAAAGCGCATGGCTGCGTTGGCCGCGAAGGATGAGCCTGTGGTGCGTCGCGTGCTGCCGCGTGATGAGGCGGTGGCGTATTTCAAGGGCCTGGGCGAACACTACAAGGCCGAGATCATTGCAAGCATCCCCAGCAATGAAGATGTGAGCCTATACCGCGAAGGCAATTTCGAAGACCTCTGCCGTGGTCCGCACGTCCCCAGCACGGGCAAGCTCAAATTCTTCAAACTCATGAAGGTGGCGGGTGCCTATTGGCGTGGCGATCACCGCAACGAAATGCTGCAACGCGTGTATGGAACAGCGTGGGCCACCAAGGACGAGCTGCAGCAATACCTCACGATGCTGGAAGAGGCGGAGAAACGCGACCACCGCAAGTTGGGCCGCGAGCTGGACCTGTTCCACATCGACGAGCACTCGCCAGGCACGGTGTTCTGGCACCCCAAGGGCTGGACGGTGTGGCAAGAGGTGGAACAGTACATGCGCCGCGTGTACCGCGACAACGGATATCAGGAGGTCAAGGCGCCTCAGATTCTGGACCAGGGCCTGTGGGAAAAAACCGGCCACTGGGACAAGTACCGCGAGAACATGTTCGTGACGGAATCGGAAAAGCGCGACTATGCGCTCAAGCCGATGAACTGCCCGGGCCACATCATCATCTTCAAGCAGGGCATCAAGAGCTACCGCGATCTGCCGCTGCGTTTTGGCGAGTTCGGCCAATGCCATCGCAACGAACCGTCCGGTGGCCTGCACGGCATCATGCGCGTGCGCGCATTCACGCAGGACGATGGTCACATCTTCTGCACGGAAGACCAGATCCAGGCCGAAGTGGTGGCGTTCACCACACTTTTACAGAAGGTCTACAAGGATTTCGGGTTCACCGACATCATCTACAAGCTGTCCACACGCCCTGAAAAGCGCATTGGCAGCGAGGAGAGCTGGGACCGTGCGGAAAACGCCTTGGCCGAGGGGTTGCGGGCATCTGGCTGCGAATTTGAATACCTCCCAGGGGAGGGTGCGTTTTACGGCCCCAAGATTGAGTACACGCTCAAGGATGCGCTGGGTCGTCCGTGGCAGTGCGGCACGATCCAGGTGGACCCCAACATGCCAGAGCGCCTGGACGCAGAATTCGTGGGCGAGGACGGTGCCCGCCATCGCCCCATCATGCTGCACCGTGCCATTGTCGGCAGCCTTGAGCGTTTCATCGGAATTCTGATCGAGCAGCACGCAGGCGCTCTGCCTACGTGGCTGGCTCCGGTGCAGGTTTCCGTACTCAACATCACCGATGCGCAGTCCGATTACTGTCGTGAAATCGCTGCAAAACTGCAAAAAGCGCTGCCCAATCAAGGCCTTAGGGTGGCCCTGGATCTGCGCAACGAGAAGATTACGTATAAAATACGCGAGCATTCGATGCAAAAGCTGCCCTACATTCTTGTCGCTGGCGACAAGGAAAAGGCGGCAGGTGCCGTTGCAGTGCGAGCCCGGGGTAATCGTGACCTCGGTGTGATGTCGGTTGATGCGTTCATTGAACTGATCGCTAACGACATCGCCACCAAAGCCTGA